Proteins encoded by one window of Lycium barbarum isolate Lr01 chromosome 11, ASM1917538v2, whole genome shotgun sequence:
- the LOC132617091 gene encoding uncharacterized protein LOC132617091 isoform X1 yields the protein MVSIPMESLKPQFSNNLLGQNYETALNNQIQAVLDSLHELNSEKLSSLSSNFNELIQCRVDPPFEAVWVYSSLIYRSFSFENDPLKRVAAIKDLFQFIVSCSASCYSFKSVALIAPVMYNVFKLVKGLKGFEQNGKKEKKFVREVNGLVDSILGYVNVCCESVEENNCDVSEGFVRPMRELVNVWMWDNRVEDEMRAFFPLLSDETVERVNGEGCEMGALAGCVIAEAFLLKLCLRFMEVGSRKELHDELRAWIVASITGIRNAYFFETLLTMLLGPSLPTASLLNSDDERRLRKILYDAVVLVEYSFLKPERMGQLSAKHVKSIIMARLLVTGEAIELNRKQKDQMKAISYTNAFSGSSLPSLIIKWIRSEIGTEDKASEPSSSSPAALLGWILKIENGGIRIFDNNMSKTRAKLLLDSMTEGLEQPALKDGKKKSDTDLIFYIDNKGEEDEEEGDEKMNESASAAFVAAAHTMQSVEPEKRKRKGKDSEHKNRVKFLKYSIHENSGSKQGQSSVADSDDSSSESEAENPSTDEE from the exons ATGGTTTCAATTCCTATGGAGTCCCTAAAACCTCAATTTTCCAATAATCTCCTTGGCCAAAACTATGAAACTGCACTAAATAATCAAATTCAAGCCGTATTAGACTCGCTCCACGAACTAAACTCTGAAAAGTTGTCATCTTTGAGTTCAAATTTCAATGAATTAATACAATGTAGGGTTGACCCGCCTTTTGAAGCTGTATGGGTGTACTCATCTCTAATTTATCGAAGCTTCAGCTTTGAAAATGACCCTTTAAAAAGGGTTGCAGCTATAAAAGATTTGTTTCAATTTATAGTTTCTTGTTCTGCTTCGTGTTATTCGTTTAAAAGCGTTGCGTTAATTGCACCTGTTATGTATAATGTGTTTAAGTTAGTAAAGGGTTTGAAAGGTTTTGAGCAGAATGGtaaaaaagagaagaaatttgTGAGAGAGGTAAATGGTTTGGTTGATTCAATTCTTGGGTATGTTAATGTATGTTGTGAGAGTGTAGAGGAGAATAATTGCGATGTTTCGGAGGGATTTGTTAGGCCAATGAGGGAGTTAGTGAATGTTTGGATGTGGGATAATAGggttgaagatgaaatgagagCTTTTTTTCCACTTTTGAGTGATGAGACTGTTGAAAGAGTTAATGGTGAAGGGTGTGAGATGGGTGCGTTGGCTGGTTGTGTGATTGCGGAGGCGTTTTTGTTGAAGTTATGCCTGAGGTTTATGGAGGTTGGTTCCAGAAAAGAATTGCATGACGAGCTGAGGGCGTGGATTGTTGCTTCCATCACTGGGATTCGGAATGCATACTTCTTCG AGACCCTTTTAACGATGCTGCTGGGGCCATCTTTACCAACAGCCTCCCTACTG AATTCGGACGATGAGAGGCGTTTAAGAAAGATACTCTATGATGCTGTGGTACTGGTGGAATATTCTTTCTTAAAGCCTGAGCGAATGGGTCAGCTCTCTGCCAAGCACGTGAAAAGTATTATCATGGCAAGACTGTTAGTTACTGGTGAAGCTATAGAGTTAAATAG AAAACAGAAGGACCAGATGAAAGCAATCTCTTACACAAATGCCTTTTCTGGTTCTAGTTTACCTTCTTTGATAATCAAGTGGATCAGAAGTGAGATTGGTACAGAAGACAAAGCTAGTGAACCAAGTAGTTCATCCCCTGCTGCATTATTGG GGTGGATTCTTAAGATAGAAAATGGTGGGATAAGAATCTTTGACAATAACATGTCAAAAACCCGAGCTAAATTGCTGCTAGATAGTATGACGGAGGGCCTTGAACAACCAGCTTTGAAAGACGGCAAGAAAAAATCAGACACTGATCTTATCTTCTACATAGATAATAAGGGAGAAGAAGATGAGGAAGAAGGTGATGAAAAGATGAATGAATCTGCGAGTGCTGCCTTTGTCGCTGCTGCCCACACAATGCAGTCAGTAGAACCTGAAAAAAGAAAGCGCAAAGGAAAAGATTCAGAACACAAAAACAGGGTGAAGTTCCTCAAGTATAGCATTCATGAAAATTCTGGTTCGAAACAAGGTCAGTCCTCAGTTGCAGATAGTGATGATTCAAGTAGCGAGAGTGAGGCGGAGAACCCATCTACAGATGAGGAATGA
- the LOC132617091 gene encoding uncharacterized protein LOC132617091 isoform X2 translates to MLCCITAKIETLLTMLLGPSLPTASLLNSDDERRLRKILYDAVVLVEYSFLKPERMGQLSAKHVKSIIMARLLVTGEAIELNRKQKDQMKAISYTNAFSGSSLPSLIIKWIRSEIGTEDKASEPSSSSPAALLGWILKIENGGIRIFDNNMSKTRAKLLLDSMTEGLEQPALKDGKKKSDTDLIFYIDNKGEEDEEEGDEKMNESASAAFVAAAHTMQSVEPEKRKRKGKDSEHKNRVKFLKYSIHENSGSKQGQSSVADSDDSSSESEAENPSTDEE, encoded by the exons ATGCTTTGTTGCATCACTGCTAAAATAG AGACCCTTTTAACGATGCTGCTGGGGCCATCTTTACCAACAGCCTCCCTACTG AATTCGGACGATGAGAGGCGTTTAAGAAAGATACTCTATGATGCTGTGGTACTGGTGGAATATTCTTTCTTAAAGCCTGAGCGAATGGGTCAGCTCTCTGCCAAGCACGTGAAAAGTATTATCATGGCAAGACTGTTAGTTACTGGTGAAGCTATAGAGTTAAATAG AAAACAGAAGGACCAGATGAAAGCAATCTCTTACACAAATGCCTTTTCTGGTTCTAGTTTACCTTCTTTGATAATCAAGTGGATCAGAAGTGAGATTGGTACAGAAGACAAAGCTAGTGAACCAAGTAGTTCATCCCCTGCTGCATTATTGG GGTGGATTCTTAAGATAGAAAATGGTGGGATAAGAATCTTTGACAATAACATGTCAAAAACCCGAGCTAAATTGCTGCTAGATAGTATGACGGAGGGCCTTGAACAACCAGCTTTGAAAGACGGCAAGAAAAAATCAGACACTGATCTTATCTTCTACATAGATAATAAGGGAGAAGAAGATGAGGAAGAAGGTGATGAAAAGATGAATGAATCTGCGAGTGCTGCCTTTGTCGCTGCTGCCCACACAATGCAGTCAGTAGAACCTGAAAAAAGAAAGCGCAAAGGAAAAGATTCAGAACACAAAAACAGGGTGAAGTTCCTCAAGTATAGCATTCATGAAAATTCTGGTTCGAAACAAGGTCAGTCCTCAGTTGCAGATAGTGATGATTCAAGTAGCGAGAGTGAGGCGGAGAACCCATCTACAGATGAGGAATGA
- the LOC132620427 gene encoding uncharacterized protein LOC132620427 → MPHIQHYTIGWFEKTLTKSYIQNDDFILPTMDVLPQVDKEVVVLYDTTAFKMKYKIGRKARLNNGWKEFVDAKGLRGGDDLCFQVCYLEDRLYFIVTKVEEPEIIDID, encoded by the exons ATGCCACATATCCAGCATTAcactattggttggtttgagaaAACATTGACCAAATCCTATATACAAAACGATGATTTC ATTCTTCCAACTATGGATGTTCTTCCACAAGTTGACAAAGAAGTCGTTGTTTTATACGACACAACCGCTTTCAAAATGAAATACAAGATCGGTCGAAAGGCGCGCCTCAACAATggatggaaagagtttgttgatgcaaaAGGCCTAAGGGGAGGGGATGATTTGTGTTTTCAAGTTTGTTATCTAGAGGATCGCCTCTACTTCATTGTTACTAAAGTGGAGGAGCCGGAGATCATAGATATTGATTAG
- the LOC132618243 gene encoding uncharacterized protein LOC132618243 gives MAKFDKVALLLLLSLTVLTIWFPIVECTKKAVGVARKEDIPYIKCQVCEKLAYQLYNQVQNKQIEISPKKISEYQIIEISENVCNLKKQEADWILKIDIVEQGDRLELLEQDSEGQCNSECKTLERACQDVMDYSDTDVAEYLYNNKPDLDSLKSFLCKDLTKACSKAPPPVPKNRVPGEPFVAKSSKEAEMEKLMRSMQGMPGAPGMQMYSREDLMNQKFGDEDVDDDDEGDFPSKLGKVMKEKESKKNDWKQRITKGIQDTSETLKKHANRVSYRMRKWWGAKKAQWKKSSKTGKGEL, from the exons ATGGCGAAATTTGATAAGGTTGCATTGTTATTGCTGTTATCATTAACGGTGTTAACAATATGGTTTCCGATTGTTGAATGCACAAAGAAAGCAGTAGGGGTAGCTAGAAAAGAAGACATTCCCTATATAAAATGTCAGGTGTGTGAGAAACTGGCATATCAGCTGTACAATCAAGTTCAGAACAAACAAATTGAGATCTCACCAAAGAAG ATCTCGGAGTATCAGATAATAGAGATTTCAGAGAATGTATGTAATTTAAAGAAGCAGGAAGCTGATTGGATCCTTAAAATTGATATAGTTGAACAAGGAGATAGGTTGGAG CTGCTTGAACAAGACTCTGAAGGACAATGTAATTCGGAATGCAAAACATTAGAGCGTGCTTGTCAAGAT GTCATGGACTATTCTGATACGGATGTGGCAGAATATTTATACAACAACAAACCAGATCTTGATTCTTTGAAAAGTTTTCTTTGCAAGGATTTGACCAAAGCTTGTAGTAAGGCACCACCTCCAGTTCCTAAG AATAGAGTCCCAGGAGAACCTTTTGTTGCCAAGTCCTCAAAAGAGGCTGAAATGGAAAAGCTAATGCGATCCATGCAG GGTATGCCTGGAGCCCCCGGTATGCAAATGTATTCCAGGGAAGATTTGATGAACCAAAAGTTCGGTGATGaagatgttgatgatgatgatgaaggggACTTCCCCTCAAAGCTG GGAAAGGttatgaaagaaaaagaaagtaagaAGAATGATTGGAAGCAACGGATCACAAAAGGAATTCAGGATACAAGTGAGACTCTGAAGAAACACGCTAACAGAGTATCCTACAGGATGAGAAAGTGGTGGGGAGCGAAGAAAGCACAATGGAAGAAGAGTTCTAAAACCGGTAAAGGAGAGCTATAA
- the LOC132617445 gene encoding probable protein arginine N-methyltransferase 1 — translation MASKSSKMKFEYEEDESSNVEVEEDTAMCDSMVDSDKTSADYYFDSYSHFGIHEEMLKDVVRTKTYQDVIYKNSFLIKDKVVLDVGAGTGILSLFCAKVGAKHVYAIECSSMADMAQEIVKSNGFSDVITVIKGKVEEIDLPVPNVDIIISEWMGYFLLYENMLNTVLYARDKWLVKDGLVLPDKASLHLTAIEDADYKDEKIEFWNSVYGFDMSCIRKQAIMEPLVDNVDQKQIVTNCQLLKTMDISKMATGDASFTVPFKLVAERDDYIHALVAYFDVSFTKCHKLTGFSTGPRSRGTHWKQTVLYLEEVLTLCQGEAVVGSMTVASNKKNPRDLDIVLKYSVNGRRCSVSRTQSYRMR, via the exons ATGGCAAGCAAATCATCAAAGATGAAATTTGAGTACGAGGAAGATGAAAGCTCCAACGTTGAGGTGGAAGAAGACACTGCCATGTGTGACTCTATGGTGGACAGCGACAAGACTAGTGCTGATTATTACTTCGACTCATATTCTCACTTTG GTATTCATGAA GAGATGTTAAAGGATGTGGTGAGAACTAAGACTTACCAAGATGTTATTTACAAAAACTCCTTCTTAATCAAGGATAAAGTGGTCCTTGATGTGGGTGCCGGGACGGGAATCCTGTCACTCTTTTGTGCAAAAGTTGGCGCCAAACATGTTTACGCG ATTGAGTGCTCCAGCATGGCTGATATGGCCCAAGAAATTGTAAAAAGCAATGGGTTCTCAGACG TTATAACTGTTATCAAGGGAAAGGTCGAAGAGATTGACCTTCCGGTTCCAAACGTGGATATAATTATTTCTGAGTGGATGGGATACTTTCTACTTTATGAGAACATGTTAAATACTGTCTTGTATGCTCGTGACAAATGGCTG GTAAAAGATGGTCTTGTGCTGCCAGATAAAGCTTCTTTGCATTTAACAGCAATTGAAGATGCTGACTACAAGGATGAGAAAATCGAAT TCTGGAATAGTGTGTATGGTTTTGATATGAGCTGCATTCGGAAGCAAGCTATAATGGAACCACTTGTTGATAATGTAGATCAGAAGCAGATTGTTACAAATTGCCAATTACTCAAG ACAATGGACATCTCTAAGATGGCTACTGGTGATGCTTCCTTCACAGTTCCGTTTAAGCTAGTCGCAGAACGTGACGATTACATCCATGCCCTTGTAGCTTACTTTGATGTCTCTTTCACGAAGTGTCACAAATTGACGGGCTTCTCCACAG GACCAAGGTCTCGTGGCACACACTGGAAGCAAACGGTTCTCTACCTGGAAGAGGTGCTTACTTTATGCCAGGGGGAAGCTGTAGTTGGGAGCATGACTGTGGCGTCTAACAAGAAGAATCCTCGAGATCTTGATATAGTGCTCAAGTACTCAGTAAATGGCCGGCGTTGTTCTGTTTCAAGAACTCAGTCTTATCGGATGCGATGA